A DNA window from Malus domestica chromosome 12, GDT2T_hap1 contains the following coding sequences:
- the LOC103402041 gene encoding putative disease resistance protein RGA1: MMRCRSDGWQSIQESTTWDIPEGEKRIFSVLKLSFDELKSPFLKQCFAYCSMFTKDFEIEKDELIQLWMAQGLLHPSNKNNLEMEDVGNEYFNILLENSFFEDVTMDNYTTTTITHCKMHDLVHDLAILVSKPKRGDCNEVRHMAQVSTSVLQGIPKGSAQKLRSIFVNGEIRGNILSSFKGLRVLNLYWADISELPYSIGKLIHLRYLDVSRTRISRLPESIGKLYHLQTLKMRDLKLEEFPKELKNLINLRHVYFDHEDKIYPLGIGRLTNLQSLSVFIVGKEKGRGIEELAGLKLLKGDLCIYNLENVRDEEEAKKANLVGKKNIRKLGFDWKADRSRISVNDEDVLEGLRPHPKLELLGIYNFMGDKFPSWVTSSSFPALKGLHIDNARNLIEWMEAAENIMVFPCLEELFLRNCDQLRSAPSHFPSLKRLEINSTVSGMPIANISTNLSTLTCLTLKKIRGLDSLLEGLLKNNKNLACLEIEDCPELTCIATDVFGCCASLDSLRISTCDNLRCLPDGLHTLLSLTKIAIERCDSLEFIPVIHGLTSLCELSIVDCPQLSSLPDGLDYCTSLQTLEIQNCSKITTIPITQGLPSLCALHIRYCPELSSLPSGLEYCTSLQKLTISSCYKLTLIQIHGLPSLRKLSIKYCRSLESIPSSLQGCTSLRELHISCCNSLKHFPDGLQPFASLENLTIRSCPNLETTPSLESLTHLRELVIYECDGLKSLPGDLAASSQCSLAHLNVLKIGGFGKELDSFPPFQVMSQLERLSLWGWPKLKSLPEQVQHFTSLTHLVIYSFDGLEALPEWLGNLASLKFLRTESCKNLMYLPVAEAMQRLTKLNEIHIFGCPLL, translated from the coding sequence ATGATGCGTTGTAGGAGTGATGGTTGGCAGTCAATTCAAGAAAGTACAACATGGGATATACCAGAAGGGGAAAAACGAATTTTTTCGGTTTTGAAGTTGAGTTTTGATGAATTGAAATCACCGTTTTTGAAGCAATGTTTTGCATATTGCTCAATGTTCACCAaagattttgaaattgaaaaggATGAGTTGATCCAACTCTGGATGGCTCAAGGATTGCTTCACCCTTCTAACAAAAATAATCTAGAGATGGAGGATGTGGGAaatgaatattttaatattcTCTTGGAGAACTCCTTCTTTGAAGATGTTACCATGGATAATTATACTACTACCACTATTACCCACTGCAAGATGCATGATCTTGTGCACGATCTTGCCATACTTGTATCAAAACCAAAAAGAGGCGACTGCAATGAAGTTCGACATATGGCGCAGGTTTCTACCTCAGTACTGCAGGGGATTCCAAAAGGAAGTGCTCAAAAATTACGCTCAATATTTGTGAATGGTGAAATTCGGGGTAACATCTTATCAAGCTTTAAAGGCTTACGAGTCCTAAATTTATATTGGGCTGATATCAGTGAGTTGCCATATTCAATTGGAAAGTTGATACACTTGAGGTATCTTGATGTTTCTAGAACAAGGATCAGCAGACTCCCCGAGTCTATTGGAAAGCTTTATCATCTACAAACGTTAAAAATGCGTGATCTCAAGCTCGAAGAGTTTCCAAAAGAACTGAAAAATTTGATCAACTTGAGACATGTTTATTTTGATCATGAGGATAAGATATATCCACTTGGGATTGGGCGTTTGACTAATCTCCAATCACTATCTGTTTTCATCGTGGGTAAGGAAAAAGGTCGTGGAATAGAGGAGCTGGCTGGCTTAAAGCTACTGAAAGGTGACCTATGCATATATAATctagagaatgtgagagatgaagaagaagcGAAGAAAGCAAACTTAGTGGGGAAGAAAAACATCCGAAAACTAGGCTTTGACTGGAAGGCAGACAGGTCAAGAATCAGCGTTAACGATGAGGATGTACTAGAAGGCCTTCGACCACACCCTAAGTTGGAACTTTTAGGAATATACAACTTTATGGGTGATAAGTTTCCATCGTGGGTAACAAGTAGTTCATTTCCTGCATTGAAAGGATTACATATAGATAATGCAAGGAACctaattgaatggatggaagcaGCAGAAAACATAATGGTGTTTCCTTGCCTTGAGGAGCTATTTCTGAGGAATTGTGATCAGTTGAGAAGCGCCCCCAGTCATTTTCCATCTCTTAAACGGTTAGAGATAAATTCCACGGTTAGTGGCATGCCAATAGCAAATATAAGCACCAACCTCAGCACTCTCACTTGTCTCACATTAAAGAAAATAAGGGGACTCGATTCTCTGCTAGAAGGGTTGTTGAAAAATAACAAGAATCTTGCATGTTTGGAGATAGAGGATTGTCCGGAGTTAACTTGTATTGCTACGGATGTATTTGGGTGTTGCGCCTCTCTTGATTCATTGCGTATTTCTACATGTGATAATCTTAGATGTTTGCCTGATGGTCTTCACACTcttctatctcttacgaagatagCTATAGAGCGTTGCGATAGTCTAGAGTTCATTCCAGTTATACACGGTCTCACTTCTCTCTGCGAATTGTCTATTGTTGACTGTCCTCAGTTATCCAGTCTACCTGATGGGCTAGATTACTGCACCTCTCTTCAAACATTGGAAAtacaaaactgctccaaaataaCGACAATTCCAATCACACAAGGCCTCCCATCTCTCTGTGCATTGCATATTAGATATTGTCCTGAATTATCAAGCCTACCGAGTGGGTTGGAATATTGTACCTCTCTTCAAAAGCTGACAATATCGTCTTGCTATAAACTCACCTTGATTCAAATTCATGGCCTCCCATCTCTCCGGAAGTTGTCAATAAAGTATTGCAGGAGTCTAGAGTCGATTCCAAGTTCTTTGCAAGGCTGCACATCCCTCCGTGAACTGCATATCAGTTGTTGTAACAGTTTGAAGCATTTTCCAGATGGGCTACAACCGTTTGCCTCTCTTGAGAATCTCACAATACGCAGTTGCCCAAATCTAGAAACTACTCCAAGTTTAGAAAGCCTCACGCACCTCCGTGAGTTGGTTATATATGAGTGTGATGGACTAAAAAGTTTACCTGGTGATTTAGCAGCATCTTCGCAATGCAGCCTTGCTCACTTGAATGTATTGAAAATTGGTGGGTTCGGGAAGGAGCTCGATTCATTCCCTCCTTTTCAGGTTATGTCACAACTTGAAAGATTAAGCTTGTGGGGTTGGCCTAAGCTCAAGTCTCTACCTGAACAAGTTCAGCACTTCACTTCTTTAACACATTTGGTTATATATTCCTTTGACGGCTTGGAGGCTCTTCCTGAGTGGTTGGGTAACCTTGCATCTCTTAAGTTCCTGCGTACAGAGagttgcaagaatctgatgtATCTACCTGTCGCTGAAGCTATGCAACGTCTCACCAAATTAAATGAGATACACATTTTTGGTTGTCCCCTTCTATAA
- the LOC114819908 gene encoding thioredoxin-like protein AAED1, chloroplastic — MAVTLCATLFSSTLQLNRTTNRSSPRVFPAQSSNLKSSFVLNVNSCNGLVKFSPRQSAVVASAVSGSPGIDSSLSGEDAASLLETVKVFDLNGNGIPISDLWKDRTAVVAFARHFGCVFCRKRADYLASKKDIMDASGVALVLIGPGSTDQAKAFSEQTKFKGEVYADPTHSSYEALRFVSGVTTTFTPKAGLKIIELYMEGYRQDWKLSFEQDTVARGGWQQGGIIVAGPGKSNILYIHKDKEAGDDPDIKDILKACCGS; from the exons ATGGCGGTTACTCTCTGTGCAACGCTCTTCTCCAGCACCCTCCAGCTTAATCGGACCACCAATCGCAGTTCTCCACGTGTATTCCCCGCGCAATCTTCGAATTTGAAGTCCAGCTTCGTCCTCAATGTCAACAGCTGCAACGGACTCGTCAAGTTCTCACCGCGCCAATCCGCCGTCGTAGCATCCGCCGTCTCTGGCTCCCCCG GGATCGACTCTTCTTTGAGCGGTGAAGATGCGGCGAGTTTATTGGAAACGGTGAAAGTGTTTGATTTGAACGGGAACGGGATTCCGATATCGGATTTGTGGAAGGACAGGACAGCTGTCGTCGCGTTTGCGCGCCATTTCGG ATGTGTCTTTTGCCGAAAGCGGGCTGACTATCTTGCATCAAAGAAG GATATAATGGATGCATCTGGTGTGGCGCTTGTTTTAATCGGACCTGGTAGCACTGATCAG GCAAAAGCATTTTCTGAGCAAACAAAATTCAAGGGAG AAGTTTACGCTGATCCCACTCACTCATCGTATGAGGCGTTAAGATTTGTTTCTGGGGTCACAACTACGTTCACTCCCAAA GCAGGTCTTAAGATAATAGAGTTGTACATGGAAGGTTATCGACAAGACTGGAAGCTTTCATTTGAACAGGACACTGTGGCCAGAGGCGGCTG GCAGCAAGGTGGAATAATAGTTGCAGGCCCTGGTAAAAGTAACATTTTGTACATTCACAAG GATAAAGAAGCTGGGGATGATCCAGATATCAAAGACATTCTCAAAGCATGTTGTGGTTCGTGA
- the LOC103433468 gene encoding two-component response regulator-like APRR7 isoform X2 — protein MSVNSDEDKQLLELDHRSWEGEGKRGNNGVEDEERRLVEEDESKSNGRAGDVKGRQGGAVQAQTVTQQPQGSTVCWERFLPLRSLKVLLVEYDDCTRHVVTALLRNCSYEVIPVANGVQAWKILEDLTNHVDLVLTEVVMPCVSGVGLLSKIMNHKTRKNVPVIMMSSHDSMGLVFKCLSKGAVDFLVKPIRKNELKNLWQHIWRRCHSSSGSGTGSESGTQTQRSIRSKSVEKSGNNSGSNDEEDNVSTDLNIGDGSDNGSGTQSSWTKKAVEVDSPRHAYSWPHPDSTCAQVVHSNAESLGNKLLPAAATRECQQQKEQNDNFAMGKDLEICLTGTKDLQHGQRNDFSTKLAGTRQNNLLETGSCKRDEKIDKGKLNLNHESPSSMLKYDGATVTDVNNKVNSDTHELPSVELSLKRLRGVEGTETTVQDDRNVLRRSDYSAFSRYNAASNANKGPSGHVGSNSPHDNSGEVTKKEFSCDIRSHSRDNPPNQCSIGGRNINDMGSTTNNDVPKSQVANKSAAAAASTVQLLHPSSAFHPVKDLKSATEHVIVDNANDVETAIRIQSRDTQKQLQIQNLHHDYDQYRVHHHVVYNKQEQHLRDNNDLSLNKLAAAAPHCGSSNGTGPVEGNPGNYSINGSGSGSNHGSNGQNGGSGGHNVGGTNLESDYGVAGKSGSGDGSGNQSGNRVDENKKQREAALTKFRQKRTERCFRKKVRYQNRKKLADQRPRIRGQFVRHTVSENTSRTTDI, from the exons ATGAGTGTTAATAGTGATGAGGACAAACAACTGTTGGAACTGGACCACCGCTCATGGGAGGGTGAGGGGAAGAGGGGTAACAATGGAGTGGAGGATGAGGAAAGGAGGCTAGTGGAGGAAGATGAGTCGAAAAGTAATGGAAGAGCTGGAGATGTAAAAGGTCGGCAAGGAGGGGCTGTTCAAGCCCAGACTGTTACGCAACAGCCTCAAGGGTCAACGGTATGCTGGGAGAGGTTTCTACCACTAAGATCTCTTAAGGTTTTACTGGTGGAATATGATGATTGCACTCGCCATGTTGTCACCGCACTGCTTCGCAATTGCAGTTATGAAG TGATTCCGGTAGCAAATGGAGTGCAAGCATGGAAGATTCTTGAAGATTTGACTAATCATGTTGATCTAGTATTAACTGAGGTAGTCATGCCGTGCGTATCTGGCGTTGGTCTTTTAAGCAAGATTATGAACCATAAGACCCGGAAAAATGTTCCTGTGATTA TGATGTCGTCTCATGATTCAATGGGTCTCGTCTTTAAGTGTTTGTCAAAGGGTGCTGTTGACTTTTTGGTGAAGCCTATTCGAAAGAATGAGCTTAAGAACCTCTGGCAGCACATTTGGAGGAGATGCCATAGT tctAGTGGCAGTGGTACTGGAAGTGAAAGTGGCACACAAACTCAAAGGTCCATAAGATCAAAAAGTGTTGAAAAGTCCGGGAACAATAGCGGAAGCAATGATGAGGAAGATAATGTAAGCACTGATTTGAATATTGGAGATGGAAGTGACAATGGGAGTGGCACTCAG AGTTCGTGGACAAAAAAAGCTGTAGAAGTTGACAGTCCTCGACATGCATATTCATGGCCCCATCCCGATAGTACTTGTGCCCAAGTAGTTCACTCAAATGCTGAATCACTTGGTAACAAATTGCTTCCTGCAGCTGCAACACGGGAGTGCCAGCAACAGAAGGAACAAAATG ACAACTTTGCAATGGGAAAAGATCTGGAGATATGCCTGACCGGTACTAAAGATTTACAGCACGGGCAACGTAATGATTTTTCAACAAAACTAGCAGGAACAAGACAGAATAATCTGCTTGAGACAGGTTCCTGTAAACGTGACGAGAAAATTGATAAGGGCAAGCTGAATTTGAATCATGAGAGTCCTTCGAGCATGCTAAAGTATGATGGTGCTACTGTAACAG ATGTTAACAATAAGGTGAATAGTGATACTCATGAACTACCATCCGTGGAGCTCAGTTTGAAAAGGCTTAGAGGAGTCGAAGGCACCGAGACAACAGTACAAGATGACCGCAATGTCTTGAGACGTTCAGACTATTCAGCCTTTTCAAG GTATAATGCAGCCTCAAATGCTAACAAGGGTCCTTCTGGGCATGTCGGAAGCAACTCTCCACATGATAATAGTGGAGAAGTTACAAAAAAGGAATTCTCTTGTGACATTCGATCTCATTCAAGAGATAACCCTCCCAATCAATGCTCGATTGGAGGCAGAAACATCAACGATATGGGGTCTACTACTAATAACGATGTTCCGAAATCTCAAGTTGCAAACAagtcagcagcagcagcagcatccACAGTCCAACTTTTGCATCCATCATCTGCTTTCCATCCTGTGAAGGACCTTAAGAGTGCTACCGAACATGTTATAGTAGATAATGCTAATGATGTGGAAACAGCAATACGAATTCAATCAAGAGACACCCAGAAGCAACTGCAAATTCAGAACCTCCATCATGATTATGATCAGTATCGGGTCCATCACCATGTTGTCTACAATAAGCAAGAGCAACATCTTCGTGACAATAATGATTTATCTTTAAATAAATTGGCTGCAGCTGCCCCACATTGCGGATCATCCAATGGGACTGGGCCTGTTGAAGGCAATCCTGGAAATTATAGCATCAATGGGAGTGGTTCAGGCAGCAACCATGGGAGCAATGGGCAAAACGGAGGCAGCGGTGGACATAATGTTGGAGGTACAAACCTAGAAAGTGATTATGGAGTTGCTGGGAAAAGTGGAAGTGGTGATGGTAGCGGAAACCAGAGTGGAAATAGAGTAGATGAAAACAAGAAGCAGAGAGAAGCTGCCTTGACCAAGTTCCGTCAGAAAAGAACAGAGAGATGCTTCCGGAAAAAG GTTCGGTATCAGAACAGAAAGAAACTGGCAGACCAACGGCCTCGCATTCGAGGACAGTTTGTGCGGCATACAGTGAGTGAGAACACGAGCAGGACAACAGATATCTAA
- the LOC103433468 gene encoding two-component response regulator-like APRR7 isoform X1, producing MSVNSDEDKQLLELDHRSWEGEGKRGNNGVEDEERRLVEEDESKSNGRAGDVKGRQGGAVQAQTVTQQPQGSTVCWERFLPLRSLKVLLVEYDDCTRHVVTALLRNCSYEVIPVANGVQAWKILEDLTNHVDLVLTEVVMPCVSGVGLLSKIMNHKTRKNVPVIMMSSHDSMGLVFKCLSKGAVDFLVKPIRKNELKNLWQHIWRRCHSSSGSGTGSESGTQTQRSIRSKSVEKSGNNSGSNDEEDNVSTDLNIGDGSDNGSGTQSSWTKKAVEVDSPRHAYSWPHPDSTCAQVVHSNAESLGNKLLPAAATRECQQQKEQNDNFAMGKDLEICLTGTKDLQHGQRNDFSTKLAGTRQNNLLETGSCKRDEKIDKGKLNLNHESPSSMLKYDGATVTGVVTNPTDSQMDNTQFEASNRHYNALDVNNKVNSDTHELPSVELSLKRLRGVEGTETTVQDDRNVLRRSDYSAFSRYNAASNANKGPSGHVGSNSPHDNSGEVTKKEFSCDIRSHSRDNPPNQCSIGGRNINDMGSTTNNDVPKSQVANKSAAAAASTVQLLHPSSAFHPVKDLKSATEHVIVDNANDVETAIRIQSRDTQKQLQIQNLHHDYDQYRVHHHVVYNKQEQHLRDNNDLSLNKLAAAAPHCGSSNGTGPVEGNPGNYSINGSGSGSNHGSNGQNGGSGGHNVGGTNLESDYGVAGKSGSGDGSGNQSGNRVDENKKQREAALTKFRQKRTERCFRKKVRYQNRKKLADQRPRIRGQFVRHTVSENTSRTTDI from the exons ATGAGTGTTAATAGTGATGAGGACAAACAACTGTTGGAACTGGACCACCGCTCATGGGAGGGTGAGGGGAAGAGGGGTAACAATGGAGTGGAGGATGAGGAAAGGAGGCTAGTGGAGGAAGATGAGTCGAAAAGTAATGGAAGAGCTGGAGATGTAAAAGGTCGGCAAGGAGGGGCTGTTCAAGCCCAGACTGTTACGCAACAGCCTCAAGGGTCAACGGTATGCTGGGAGAGGTTTCTACCACTAAGATCTCTTAAGGTTTTACTGGTGGAATATGATGATTGCACTCGCCATGTTGTCACCGCACTGCTTCGCAATTGCAGTTATGAAG TGATTCCGGTAGCAAATGGAGTGCAAGCATGGAAGATTCTTGAAGATTTGACTAATCATGTTGATCTAGTATTAACTGAGGTAGTCATGCCGTGCGTATCTGGCGTTGGTCTTTTAAGCAAGATTATGAACCATAAGACCCGGAAAAATGTTCCTGTGATTA TGATGTCGTCTCATGATTCAATGGGTCTCGTCTTTAAGTGTTTGTCAAAGGGTGCTGTTGACTTTTTGGTGAAGCCTATTCGAAAGAATGAGCTTAAGAACCTCTGGCAGCACATTTGGAGGAGATGCCATAGT tctAGTGGCAGTGGTACTGGAAGTGAAAGTGGCACACAAACTCAAAGGTCCATAAGATCAAAAAGTGTTGAAAAGTCCGGGAACAATAGCGGAAGCAATGATGAGGAAGATAATGTAAGCACTGATTTGAATATTGGAGATGGAAGTGACAATGGGAGTGGCACTCAG AGTTCGTGGACAAAAAAAGCTGTAGAAGTTGACAGTCCTCGACATGCATATTCATGGCCCCATCCCGATAGTACTTGTGCCCAAGTAGTTCACTCAAATGCTGAATCACTTGGTAACAAATTGCTTCCTGCAGCTGCAACACGGGAGTGCCAGCAACAGAAGGAACAAAATG ACAACTTTGCAATGGGAAAAGATCTGGAGATATGCCTGACCGGTACTAAAGATTTACAGCACGGGCAACGTAATGATTTTTCAACAAAACTAGCAGGAACAAGACAGAATAATCTGCTTGAGACAGGTTCCTGTAAACGTGACGAGAAAATTGATAAGGGCAAGCTGAATTTGAATCATGAGAGTCCTTCGAGCATGCTAAAGTATGATGGTGCTACTGTAACAGGTGTTGTCACTAATCCCACTGATTCCCAGATGGACAACACACAATTTGAAGCTTCTAACAGACATTATAACGCCTTAGATGTTAACAATAAGGTGAATAGTGATACTCATGAACTACCATCCGTGGAGCTCAGTTTGAAAAGGCTTAGAGGAGTCGAAGGCACCGAGACAACAGTACAAGATGACCGCAATGTCTTGAGACGTTCAGACTATTCAGCCTTTTCAAG GTATAATGCAGCCTCAAATGCTAACAAGGGTCCTTCTGGGCATGTCGGAAGCAACTCTCCACATGATAATAGTGGAGAAGTTACAAAAAAGGAATTCTCTTGTGACATTCGATCTCATTCAAGAGATAACCCTCCCAATCAATGCTCGATTGGAGGCAGAAACATCAACGATATGGGGTCTACTACTAATAACGATGTTCCGAAATCTCAAGTTGCAAACAagtcagcagcagcagcagcatccACAGTCCAACTTTTGCATCCATCATCTGCTTTCCATCCTGTGAAGGACCTTAAGAGTGCTACCGAACATGTTATAGTAGATAATGCTAATGATGTGGAAACAGCAATACGAATTCAATCAAGAGACACCCAGAAGCAACTGCAAATTCAGAACCTCCATCATGATTATGATCAGTATCGGGTCCATCACCATGTTGTCTACAATAAGCAAGAGCAACATCTTCGTGACAATAATGATTTATCTTTAAATAAATTGGCTGCAGCTGCCCCACATTGCGGATCATCCAATGGGACTGGGCCTGTTGAAGGCAATCCTGGAAATTATAGCATCAATGGGAGTGGTTCAGGCAGCAACCATGGGAGCAATGGGCAAAACGGAGGCAGCGGTGGACATAATGTTGGAGGTACAAACCTAGAAAGTGATTATGGAGTTGCTGGGAAAAGTGGAAGTGGTGATGGTAGCGGAAACCAGAGTGGAAATAGAGTAGATGAAAACAAGAAGCAGAGAGAAGCTGCCTTGACCAAGTTCCGTCAGAAAAGAACAGAGAGATGCTTCCGGAAAAAG GTTCGGTATCAGAACAGAAAGAAACTGGCAGACCAACGGCCTCGCATTCGAGGACAGTTTGTGCGGCATACAGTGAGTGAGAACACGAGCAGGACAACAGATATCTAA
- the LOC114819911 gene encoding uncharacterized protein, with amino-acid sequence MNQKTHIETILVKQSEEARMAYRTCLNASIDCTKFLLRQGLSFRGHDESDTSNNRGNYLELLQFLADHDEKIKAVVLDKAPGNLKLIAHSIQKDLVHSCSIETIKTIISDMKNARFFSLLVDEARDVSIKEQMAVVLRYVDKTGKVIERFVGVQHVPDTTSNTLKESIDAFFHFNELSFSNLRGQGYDGASNMKGEFNGLKTKILNDQPCAFYVHCFAHQLQLALVAVAKNNVDVNTFFLLANNVVNNIGASCKRRDALREMQQKELMKALENDSLMTGRGLNQETSLKRAGATRWNSHYGTLISLITMFSSVVNVLEMIVDDNINDSVAEANRLLKDIHSFEFVFLLFLMKSILGITNDLSQALQMDDQEIVNAMALVNTCKEQLFYMRNDEGFDLLVDKVLSFCVQHHIEVINMDETYVAHGRSRRNTHKKTNHHRYKVELFFVVIDSQLTELNDRFNETSTELLICLASLSPNNSFAAFDKEKLLRLAQLYPQDFTKQDLLALEDQLDIYIHSMRSRSDFSQLQSISDLAKKMVEKRLHRVFQYVYLLIELALVLSVATASVERAFSAMNIIKSPLRNRMGDQWLNDSLVVYIEKDVFSCIDNETIMTRFQSMRSRRGQI; translated from the coding sequence ATGAATCAAAAGACACATATTGAAACAATTTTGGTCAAACAGTCAGAAGAAGCTCGTATGGCTTATCGCACTTGCTTGAATGCGTCAATTGATTGCACTAAGTTTTTGTTGCgacaaggtctttcatttcgtGGTCACGATGAAAGTGACACTTCAAACAATAGAGGTAATTATTTGGAGCTCTTGCAATTCCTTGCGGATCATGATGAGAAAATAAAGGCCGTTGTGTTAGATAAAGCTCCAGGAAATCTCAAGCTAATAGCTCATTCAATTCAAAAAGATCTTGTTCATTCATGTTCTATTGAAACCATTAAAACTATCATAAGTGATATGAAGAATGCTAGGTTCTTTTCTCTATTGGTTGATGAGGCACGTGATGTTTCTATAAAGGAGCAAATGGCGGTGGTTTTGCGTTATGTGGACAAAACTGGGAAAGTCATTGAAAGGTTTGTAGGAGTTCAACATGTTCCCGACACCACATCAAACACATTAAAGGAGTCTATTGATGCCTTCTTTCATTTCAATGAGTTGAGCTTCTCCAATTTACGAGGGCAAGGTTACGATGGTGCTAGTAATATGAAAGGTGAGTTCAATGGACTCAAGACAAAGATTTTGAATGATCAACCTTGTGCATTCtatgttcattgctttgctCATCAACTCCAATTAGCTCTTGTTGCCGTAGCAAAGAATAATGTTGATGTTAACACATTCTTTCTATTGGCTAATAATGTGGTAAATAATATTGGAGCTTCATGTAAGCGTCGTGATGCACTTAGAGAGATGCAACAAAAAGAACTTATGAAAGCTCTTGAAAATGATTCTCTTATGACGGGACGAGGCTTAAATCAAGAAACTAGTCTCAAACGTGCCGGAGCTACAAGATGGAATTCACATTATGGTACTTTGATTAGTTTGATTACTATGTTCTCATCCGTGGTCAATGTGCTTGAAATGATTGTTGATGATAATATCAATGATAGTGTGGCCGAAGCAAATAGGTTATTGAAAGACATACAttcttttgagtttgtgtttcTCTTATTTTTGATGAAATCTATATTGGGAATCACGAATGATTTATcacaagcattacaaatggatgATCAAGAgattgtgaatgcaatggctTTAGTCAACACATGTAAAGAACAACTATTCTACATGAGGAATGATGAGGGGTTTGaccttttggttgacaaagtaTTGTCATTTTGTGTTCAACATCATATTGAGGTTATTAACATGGATGAGACATATGTAGCTCATGGGAGGTCGCGTCGTAATACCCACAAAAAGACCAACCATCATCGTTACAAAGTGGAGCTCTTTTTTGTTGTCATTGATTCCCAACTTACAGAGTTAAATGATCGCTTCAATGAAACAAGTACCGAATTGCTCATTTGTTTGGCTAGTTTGAGTCCAAATAATTCTTTTGCAgcttttgacaaagaaaagctacTTCGCCTTGCTCAATTGTACCCTCAAGATTTTACGAAGCAAGACCTATTggcacttgaagatcaactcGATATTTATATTCATTCTATGCGTTCAAGAAGTGACTTTTCTCAGTTGCAAAGCATTAGTGATCTTGCTAAGAAAATGGTGGAAAAAAGGTTGCATCGAGTATTTCAATATGTGtatttacttattgaattggcTTTAGTTTTATCTGTTGCAACTGCTTCAGTGGAGAGAGCATTTTCTGCCATGAATATCATCAAGAGTCCACTCCGCAACAGAATGGGGGATCAATGGTTAAATGATagcttagttgtttatattgagaAAGATGTTTTTTCTTGTATTGACAATGAAACTATCATGACACGTTTTCAAAGTATGAGATCCCGTCGTGGACAAATTTAG
- the LOC114819909 gene encoding adenylate kinase 1, chloroplastic-like, with protein sequence MAALTRLSKSSFSSLSSLSRISRSLYSGVAPDTSSHGASSYSPRLGSTPNLAVKDTKDRSVQWVFLGSPGVGKGTYASRLSNLLGVPHIATGDLVREELASSGPLSQEEILEGVTEIDLVLNLKLREDVLLEKCLGRRTCSQCGGNFNVASINVKGANGHPAISMAPLLPPAHCMSKLVTRADDTEEVIKHRIHVYNEKSRPVEEFYRSRGKLLEFDLPGGIPESWPKLLEALNLDDYKEKQSAAA encoded by the exons ATGGCGGCCCTTACCCGCCTATCAAAATCCTCCttctcctccctctcctccctctcccgcATAAGCCGGTCCCTGTACTCAGGCGTCGCGCCGGATACCTCCTCTCACGGCGCCTCGTCTTACAGCCCGCGCTTGGGGTCGACGCCCAATCTCGCGGTGAAGGACACCAAGGACCGTAGCGTGCAGTGGGTCTTCCTGGGCTCGCCGGGCGTCGGAAAAGGCACGTACGCCAGTCGGCTCTCGAATCTGCTCGGCGTTCCTCACATCGCCACCGGAGATCTCGTCCGCGAAGAGCTCGCTTCCTCCGGCCCTCTCTCCCAAGAG GAAATATTGGAAGGGGTGACAGAGATTGATTTGGTGCTCAATCTGAAGCTCCGGGAAGATGTGCTGCTCGAGAAATGCCTTGGGAGGAGAACTTGTAGTCAGTGCGGAGGAAATTTTAATGTGGCGTCCATTAATGTCAAGGGCGCAAATGGACATCCTGCAATTAGCATGGCTCCACTTCTCCCCCCTGCACATTGTATGTCAAAGCTTGTTACTCGAGCGGACGATACTGAAGAAGTGATTAAACATCGGATTCACGTTTACAATGAGAAG AGTCGGCCTGTAGAGGAGTTTTACCGCAGTCGAGGGAAATTGTTGGAGTTTGATTTGCCAGGAGGGATCCCGGAGTCTTGGCCCAAGTTGCTTGAAGCTCTTAATCTCGATGATTACAAGGAGAAGCAGTCTGCTGCTGCATAA